From uncultured Roseateles sp., the proteins below share one genomic window:
- the lapB gene encoding lipopolysaccharide assembly protein LapB: MDFDLQWLLIALPVAFGLGWLASRLDLRQWKREQRDAPKAYFKGLNLLLNEQQDKAIDAFIEAVQNDPDTSELHFALGNLFRRRGEYERAVRVHQHLLQRGDLPRAERERAQHALAQDFLKAGLFDRAEEAFKALDGTPFELEARLALLSLYERSREWRQAIEIARHLERSGTGSFASRIAHYWCELALEAQAAHKDADAGQALLNAIAASPQSARGHVLTGQSLTRRGLHAEAMAAYAQLIALNPEAFNLVAKDYADAAVACGQQASGHASLLAQYQRTPSMPLLLALEKVEPDRNAQCQRLQEHLRHQPTLSAAQRLLSVRSNALPEPEASLINTALERAGRPLQRYRCAACGFEAQHYFWQCPGCLGWDTYPPRRVEEL; the protein is encoded by the coding sequence ATGGACTTTGATCTGCAGTGGTTGCTGATCGCGCTGCCGGTCGCCTTCGGCCTGGGCTGGCTGGCCTCGCGGCTGGATCTGCGCCAGTGGAAACGCGAGCAGCGTGACGCGCCCAAGGCCTATTTCAAGGGCCTGAACCTCTTGCTCAACGAGCAGCAGGACAAGGCCATCGACGCCTTCATAGAGGCGGTGCAGAACGACCCCGACACCTCGGAGCTGCATTTCGCACTGGGCAATCTGTTCCGCCGCCGCGGCGAGTACGAGCGTGCAGTGCGCGTGCACCAGCACCTGCTGCAGCGCGGTGACCTGCCCCGCGCCGAGCGCGAGCGCGCCCAGCATGCGCTGGCCCAGGACTTTTTGAAGGCCGGCCTGTTCGACCGCGCCGAGGAGGCCTTCAAGGCCTTGGACGGCACGCCGTTCGAGCTGGAGGCTCGGCTGGCCTTGCTGTCGCTGTACGAACGCTCGCGCGAGTGGCGCCAGGCGATCGAGATCGCACGCCATCTGGAGCGCAGCGGCACCGGCTCATTCGCCTCGCGCATCGCGCACTACTGGTGCGAGCTGGCACTTGAAGCCCAGGCCGCGCACAAGGATGCTGACGCCGGCCAGGCGCTGCTGAATGCCATTGCCGCCTCGCCGCAGTCGGCCCGGGGCCATGTTTTGACCGGTCAGAGCCTGACACGCCGGGGCCTGCATGCCGAGGCCATGGCCGCCTACGCTCAGCTGATCGCGCTGAACCCCGAGGCCTTCAATCTGGTCGCCAAGGACTATGCCGACGCAGCCGTGGCCTGCGGCCAGCAGGCCTCGGGCCACGCCAGCCTGCTCGCGCAGTACCAGCGCACACCCAGCATGCCGCTGCTGCTGGCGCTGGAGAAAGTCGAACCAGACCGCAATGCCCAGTGCCAACGCCTGCAGGAGCACTTGCGCCACCAGCCAACGCTGTCGGCCGCCCAGCGGCTGCTGAGCGTGCGCAGCAATGCGCTGCCCGAGCCCGAGGCAAGCCTGATCAACACGGCGCTGGAGCGTGCCGGCCGGCCGCTGCAACGCTACCGCTGCGCCGCCTGCGGCTTCGAAGCCCAACACTACTTCTGGCAATGCCCCGGCTGCCTGGGCTGGGACACCTACCCGCCGCGCCGAGTCGAGGAACTGTGA
- a CDS encoding LapA family protein, with protein sequence MRLIVWALRGLLFFALFAFALNNSQEAGVRWFFGHEWHAPMVIIVLVAFAMGCAFGVLAMVPAWWRQRRQAQRKHAAAPAAPTPAAASPVPDHLNSSLPDGL encoded by the coding sequence ATGCGATTGATCGTCTGGGCCCTTCGTGGCCTCCTCTTCTTTGCCCTGTTTGCCTTCGCCCTGAACAACAGCCAAGAGGCCGGCGTGCGCTGGTTCTTTGGCCACGAATGGCATGCACCCATGGTCATCATCGTGCTGGTGGCCTTTGCCATGGGCTGCGCCTTCGGCGTGCTGGCCATGGTGCCGGCCTGGTGGCGCCAGCGCCGCCAGGCACAGCGCAAGCATGCCGCCGCCCCGGCAGCACCCACTCCTGCGGCAGCCTCCCCCGTGCCCGATCACCTGAACAGCAGCCTGCCCGATGGACTTTGA
- a CDS encoding integration host factor subunit beta has protein sequence MTRSDLVAQLAERFTQITQRDTEFAVKTILDAMSDALAKGHRIEIRGFGSFSINRRPPRVGRNPRSGEQVTIPEKLVPHFKPGKALREAVDLQTVHEEATTPATQD, from the coding sequence ATGACCCGATCCGACCTCGTTGCACAGCTGGCTGAACGCTTCACCCAGATCACGCAGCGTGACACCGAGTTCGCCGTCAAGACCATTCTGGACGCGATGTCAGACGCGCTGGCCAAGGGCCACCGCATCGAGATTCGCGGCTTCGGCAGCTTCTCGATCAACCGTCGCCCACCCCGCGTGGGCCGCAATCCGCGCAGCGGCGAGCAGGTCACCATCCCCGAGAAACTGGTGCCCCATTTCAAGCCGGGCAAGGCTTTGCGCGAAGCGGTGGACCTGCAAACGGTGCACGAAGAGGCAACGACTCCGGCCACTCAGGATTGA
- the rpsA gene encoding 30S ribosomal protein S1: MSESQTASFGGDSFAAMFEESLQRSDMRAGEVISAEVVRIDYNFVVVNAGLKSEAYVPIEEFKNDKGELEVQVGDFVSVAIDAIENGYGDTILSRDKAKRLASWMSLETALESGDFVTGTVSGKVKGGLTVLVNGIRAFLPGSLLDTRPVKDMSPYEGKTMEFKVIKLDRKRNNVVLSRRAVVEASMGEERAKLLETLSEGAIVNGVVKNITEYGAFVDLGGIDGLLHITDMAWRRVRHPSEVVTVGQELTAKVLKFDAEKNRVSLGLKQLGDDPWFGVARRYPTGTRLFGKVTNIADYGAFVEIEPGIEGLVHVSEMDWTNKNVAPSKIVSLGDEVEVMVLEIDEDKRRISLGMKQCKANPWEEFAENVKRGDKVRGPVKSITDFGVFVGLAQGIDGLVHLSDLSWNEPGEAAVRNFKKGQEVDAVVLAVDVERERISLGIKQLDSDPFTNYTSINDRGMIVVGKVKTVDARGAEIQLSEEVTGYLRASEISRDRVEDARNVLKDGDEVSALIINVDRKTRSIQLSVKAKDNADNQEAMQRLSATSERENAGTTSLGALLRAKLDTQKDNG, translated from the coding sequence ATGTCCGAATCCCAAACCGCCAGCTTTGGTGGTGACTCGTTTGCCGCCATGTTCGAGGAATCCCTGCAGCGCTCCGATATGCGCGCAGGTGAGGTCATCTCTGCCGAAGTGGTTCGCATCGACTACAACTTCGTGGTCGTCAACGCCGGCCTGAAGTCCGAAGCGTATGTGCCCATCGAAGAGTTCAAGAACGACAAGGGCGAGCTCGAAGTCCAAGTGGGCGATTTCGTGTCGGTGGCCATCGACGCGATCGAAAACGGCTACGGCGACACCATCCTGTCGCGCGACAAGGCCAAGCGTCTGGCCTCGTGGATGTCCCTGGAAACCGCACTGGAGTCGGGCGACTTCGTGACCGGTACCGTGTCGGGCAAGGTCAAGGGCGGCCTGACCGTCCTGGTCAACGGCATCCGCGCCTTCCTGCCGGGCTCCCTGCTGGACACGCGTCCGGTCAAGGACATGAGCCCGTACGAAGGCAAGACCATGGAATTCAAGGTCATCAAGCTGGACCGCAAGCGCAACAACGTCGTGTTGTCGCGCCGTGCCGTGGTCGAAGCTTCGATGGGCGAAGAACGCGCCAAGCTGCTGGAAACCCTGTCCGAAGGCGCCATCGTCAACGGCGTGGTCAAGAACATCACCGAATACGGTGCGTTCGTGGACCTGGGCGGTATCGACGGTCTGCTGCACATCACCGACATGGCCTGGCGCCGTGTCCGTCACCCGTCGGAAGTCGTGACGGTTGGCCAGGAACTGACCGCCAAGGTCCTGAAGTTCGACGCAGAAAAGAACCGCGTCTCGCTGGGCCTGAAGCAGCTGGGCGACGACCCCTGGTTCGGCGTGGCTCGCCGCTACCCGACCGGCACGCGCCTGTTCGGCAAGGTCACCAACATTGCTGACTACGGCGCATTCGTCGAGATCGAACCCGGCATCGAAGGCCTGGTGCACGTCTCCGAAATGGACTGGACCAACAAGAACGTGGCTCCGTCGAAGATCGTTTCGCTGGGCGACGAAGTCGAAGTCATGGTTCTGGAAATCGACGAAGACAAGCGTCGCATTTCGCTGGGCATGAAGCAGTGCAAGGCCAATCCTTGGGAAGAGTTCGCCGAGAACGTCAAGCGCGGCGACAAGGTGCGCGGCCCCGTCAAGTCGATCACCGACTTCGGCGTGTTCGTGGGCCTGGCCCAGGGCATCGACGGCCTGGTGCACCTGTCCGACCTGTCCTGGAACGAGCCCGGCGAAGCTGCTGTGCGCAACTTCAAGAAGGGTCAAGAAGTTGACGCCGTCGTGTTGGCCGTTGACGTCGAGCGCGAGCGCATCTCGCTGGGCATCAAGCAGCTGGACAGCGACCCGTTCACGAACTACACCTCGATCAATGATCGCGGCATGATCGTGGTCGGCAAGGTCAAGACCGTTGACGCCCGTGGCGCCGAGATCCAGCTGAGCGAGGAAGTCACCGGCTACCTGCGCGCTTCGGAAATCTCGCGTGACCGCGTGGAAGACGCCCGCAATGTGCTGAAGGATGGCGACGAAGTCTCCGCCCTGATCATCAACGTGGACCGCAAGACGCGTTCCATCCAGTTGTCGGTCAAGGCCAAGGACAACGCCGACAACCAGGAAGCCATGCAGCGCCTGTCGGCCACGTCCGAGCGCGAAAACGCCGGCACGACCAGCCTGGGCGCCCTGCTGCGCGCCAAGCTGGACACGCAGAAGGACAACGGCTGA
- a CDS encoding bifunctional 3-phosphoshikimate 1-carboxyvinyltransferase/cytidylate kinase, protein MYSTSFLDLPPLVSAAGTVQLPGSKSISNRVLLLAGLSEGVTVVHDLLDSDDTAVMLEALRTLGCKLEREGKGPLRVTGLGARLGTAQADLFLGNAGTAMRPLTAALALLVATQGGDITLRGVPRMHERPIGDLVDALRLLGCQIDCLENEGYPPLRLTGPSALQLEQAVQVRGDVSSQFLTALLLALPLVATDRPVVIEVQGELISKPYVEITLLLLARFGIAVERDGWQRFTIPAGSRYRSPGSIHVEGDASSASYFVALGAIAGIEAPVRIEGVGSASIQGDVRFVEAAEAMGAWVESGPNWLQVKRGVWPLRAIDLDCNHIPDAAMTLAVMALYADGPSTLRNIASWRVKETDRIVAMATELRKLGAMVEEGPDWLRVHPLKTFQPAAIHTYDDHRVAMCFSLAAFNGLNGAADVPVRILDPKCVAKTFPDYFETLFSVVEPERDSIPVITIDGPSASGKGTLADLVAAKLGYWVLDSGALYRATALASLRAGVSLDNEHDIAALASQLDLHFEGGQVFLGPEDVTHALRDETVGAMSSKVAALPAVRLALHGLQLAFRRLPGLVADGRDMGTMLFPQAGLKVFLTASAATRAERRHKQLISKGISASIADLREDLEARDLRDQSRKVSPLKPAADALMLDNSSQTIDESVDLVLSWWADRRPFQSAGH, encoded by the coding sequence ATGTATTCGACCTCCTTTCTTGATCTGCCGCCGCTGGTGTCGGCCGCCGGCACCGTGCAGCTACCGGGCTCCAAAAGCATCTCCAACCGCGTGCTGCTGCTGGCGGGTCTGAGCGAAGGAGTGACCGTCGTTCACGATCTGCTGGACTCGGACGACACCGCCGTGATGCTGGAGGCGCTACGCACTCTTGGCTGCAAACTGGAGCGAGAAGGCAAAGGCCCGCTTCGCGTCACCGGCCTGGGCGCCAGGCTAGGCACGGCCCAGGCCGACCTGTTCCTGGGCAACGCAGGCACGGCGATGCGCCCGCTGACCGCCGCTCTGGCCCTGCTGGTCGCCACTCAAGGCGGCGACATCACCTTGCGCGGCGTGCCGCGCATGCACGAGCGGCCGATCGGCGATCTGGTCGATGCGCTGCGGCTGCTCGGCTGTCAAATCGACTGCCTGGAGAACGAAGGCTATCCGCCGCTGCGGCTCACAGGCCCGTCCGCGCTGCAGCTCGAGCAAGCGGTACAGGTGCGTGGAGACGTCTCCAGCCAGTTCCTGACCGCCCTGCTCTTGGCCCTGCCGCTGGTGGCCACGGACCGGCCGGTGGTGATCGAGGTGCAGGGCGAGCTGATTTCCAAACCGTACGTCGAGATCACGCTGCTGCTGCTGGCGCGCTTCGGCATCGCGGTAGAGCGCGATGGCTGGCAGCGCTTCACCATTCCCGCCGGCAGCCGCTACCGCTCGCCGGGCAGCATCCACGTCGAGGGCGATGCCTCCTCGGCCTCCTACTTTGTCGCGCTGGGCGCGATTGCCGGCATCGAAGCGCCGGTGCGCATCGAGGGCGTGGGCTCGGCCTCTATCCAGGGCGATGTGCGCTTTGTCGAGGCCGCCGAGGCCATGGGCGCGTGGGTCGAGAGCGGGCCGAACTGGCTGCAGGTCAAGCGCGGTGTCTGGCCCCTGCGCGCCATCGACCTGGACTGCAACCACATTCCCGACGCCGCGATGACCTTGGCGGTCATGGCGCTGTATGCCGACGGCCCCAGCACCTTGCGCAATATCGCCAGCTGGCGGGTCAAGGAGACTGACCGCATCGTCGCCATGGCCACCGAGCTGCGCAAGCTGGGCGCCATGGTCGAGGAGGGCCCGGACTGGCTGCGCGTGCACCCGCTCAAGACCTTCCAGCCGGCCGCCATCCACACCTATGACGACCACCGCGTGGCGATGTGCTTCTCGCTGGCTGCGTTCAACGGGCTGAATGGCGCCGCAGACGTGCCGGTACGCATCCTCGACCCGAAATGCGTGGCCAAGACCTTCCCTGACTATTTCGAGACGCTGTTCTCCGTGGTCGAACCTGAGCGCGACAGCATTCCGGTGATCACGATTGATGGGCCTAGTGCTTCGGGCAAGGGCACCTTGGCCGATCTGGTCGCCGCCAAGCTCGGCTACTGGGTGCTGGATTCGGGCGCCCTGTACCGCGCCACTGCGCTGGCCAGCCTGCGCGCCGGCGTCTCGCTGGACAACGAACATGACATCGCCGCCCTGGCCAGCCAACTGGATCTGCACTTCGAGGGCGGCCAGGTCTTCCTGGGCCCGGAGGACGTGACCCATGCGCTGCGCGACGAGACGGTGGGTGCCATGTCATCCAAGGTCGCCGCGCTGCCGGCCGTTCGCCTGGCCCTGCACGGGCTGCAGTTGGCCTTCCGACGACTGCCCGGCCTGGTGGCCGATGGCCGGGATATGGGCACGATGCTGTTCCCCCAGGCCGGTCTCAAGGTGTTTTTGACCGCGAGCGCGGCAACGCGCGCCGAGCGCAGGCATAAGCAATTGATTTCCAAGGGAATTTCGGCTAGCATTGCAGACCTGCGTGAAGACCTAGAGGCGCGCGACTTGCGGGATCAAAGCCGCAAAGTGTCGCCCTTGAAGCCAGCCGCAGACGCGCTGATGCTCGACAACTCGAGCCAAACCATCGATGAATCGGTGGATCTGGTTTTGAGTTGGTGGGCTGATCGCAGGCCGTTTCAGAGCGCTGGGCATTGA
- a CDS encoding prephenate dehydrogenase/arogenate dehydrogenase family protein gives MFNQLGVIGCGLMGGSFALALKKAGLVKQVVGYSKSPSTTEKARRLGVIDTIAESALQAVSGSDIVLIAVPVAASEATFKAICHMVEPGMLVMDVGSTKCDVVLAAKRALRDRLGSFVPAHPIAGKESAGVQHADAALYQGRQVILTPLPQTNAALLQKATDVWSAIGAQVLKMSPENHDAAFAAVSHLPHLLAFAYFSAIAQQPAGADFLSLAGPGFRDFTRIAASDPSIWRDILVANRDEVLKQAKFFRAVLHHFEKLVQDGDGQALEKLISQASDTRSQWHMNTPPKNPPR, from the coding sequence ATGTTCAACCAACTCGGCGTCATCGGATGCGGCCTGATGGGCGGCTCCTTCGCCCTGGCGCTCAAGAAGGCCGGCCTGGTCAAGCAGGTGGTGGGCTACAGCAAGTCGCCGTCCACCACCGAGAAGGCACGCCGGCTGGGCGTGATCGACACCATTGCCGAGTCGGCGCTGCAGGCGGTGTCGGGCTCCGACATCGTCTTGATCGCCGTGCCGGTGGCCGCCAGCGAGGCCACCTTCAAGGCGATCTGCCACATGGTCGAACCCGGCATGCTGGTGATGGATGTGGGCTCGACCAAATGCGATGTGGTGCTGGCCGCCAAGCGGGCGCTGCGCGACCGTCTGGGCTCCTTCGTGCCCGCGCATCCGATTGCCGGCAAGGAGTCCGCCGGCGTCCAGCATGCCGATGCGGCGCTGTATCAGGGGCGACAGGTCATACTGACGCCGCTGCCGCAGACCAATGCGGCGCTGTTGCAAAAAGCCACCGACGTCTGGTCGGCGATCGGCGCCCAGGTGCTGAAGATGTCGCCCGAGAACCATGACGCTGCCTTTGCCGCCGTCAGCCATCTGCCGCATCTGCTGGCCTTTGCCTATTTCTCGGCGATTGCCCAGCAACCGGCCGGCGCCGATTTTCTCTCACTGGCCGGCCCGGGCTTTCGCGACTTCACGCGCATTGCCGCCAGTGATCCGTCCATCTGGCGCGACATCCTCGTCGCCAACCGCGATGAAGTGCTGAAGCAGGCGAAGTTCTTCCGCGCCGTGCTCCATCATTTCGAAAAGCTGGTGCAGGACGGCGACGGCCAGGCCCTGGAGAAGCTGATCAGCCAGGCCTCGGACACCCGCTCGCAATGGCATATGAACACGCCCCCCAAGAACCCACCGCGCTGA
- the pheA gene encoding prephenate dehydratase — MAESTPPTAPVPPELLALRQQIDSVDGQLLALLNQRAQLALAVGELKKHEGSVVFRPEREAQVIDGLKLKNSGPLQTESVAPIWREIMSACRALETPIRVAFLGPAGTFSEEAALGYFGSSIVRVPCANFDEVLHQTIAGAADFGVVPVENSTEGVVTRSLDLFLTTPLSIIGETSLVVRHNLLRKQNSLADIEAVCAHPQALAQCHQWLSTHLPLTERRPVASNAEGARLASLDPKLAAIASLRAGSEFGLHLVSPAIQDDAHNRTRFAVLAHPDRHPQPAASGHDCTSLVVSVTNRPGAVHDMLVPLKVHGVSMTRFESRPARSGQWEYYFYIDLQGHPDEPHMAQAMKELRAVCAFFKVLGTYPLDVH; from the coding sequence ATGGCTGAATCAACCCCTCCCACCGCCCCCGTCCCTCCCGAATTGCTGGCTCTGCGCCAGCAGATTGACAGCGTCGATGGCCAACTGCTGGCGCTGCTCAACCAGCGCGCCCAACTGGCCCTGGCCGTGGGCGAGCTGAAGAAGCACGAAGGCTCGGTGGTGTTCCGACCCGAGCGCGAGGCCCAGGTCATTGACGGCCTGAAGCTGAAGAACAGCGGCCCATTGCAGACCGAGAGCGTGGCGCCGATCTGGCGCGAAATCATGTCGGCCTGCCGCGCGCTGGAGACGCCGATACGCGTGGCCTTTCTGGGCCCGGCCGGCACCTTCAGCGAAGAGGCGGCGCTGGGCTATTTCGGCTCCAGTATCGTACGTGTGCCCTGCGCCAATTTCGACGAGGTGCTGCACCAGACGATTGCCGGCGCGGCCGATTTCGGCGTCGTGCCGGTCGAGAACTCGACCGAAGGCGTGGTCACCCGCTCGCTGGACCTGTTCCTAACCACGCCGCTGTCCATCATCGGCGAGACCAGCCTGGTGGTGCGCCACAACCTGCTGCGCAAGCAGAACTCCCTGGCGGACATCGAGGCCGTCTGCGCCCATCCGCAGGCGCTGGCGCAATGCCACCAGTGGCTCAGCACCCATCTACCGCTGACCGAGCGCCGGCCGGTGGCCAGCAATGCCGAGGGCGCGCGGCTGGCGAGTCTCGACCCCAAGCTGGCGGCGATCGCCAGCCTGCGTGCCGGCAGCGAGTTCGGCCTGCACCTGGTGTCGCCGGCGATCCAGGACGATGCCCACAACCGCACCCGCTTTGCCGTGCTCGCCCACCCGGACCGCCACCCGCAGCCAGCCGCTTCGGGCCATGACTGCACCAGTCTGGTCGTCTCGGTGACGAATCGCCCCGGCGCCGTACATGACATGCTGGTGCCGCTGAAGGTGCATGGCGTGTCGATGACGCGCTTCGAGTCCCGCCCGGCGCGCTCGGGCCAGTGGGAGTATTACTTCTACATCGACCTGCAGGGCCACCCGGACGAGCCGCACATGGCTCAGGCGATGAAGGAGTTGCGCGCTGTCTGCGCCTTCTTCAAGGTGCTGGGCACCTATCCGCTCGACGTGCATTGA
- the serC gene encoding 3-phosphoserine/phosphohydroxythreonine transaminase yields MQVQPQQRPYNFSAGPAALPAEVLEIAAAEMLDWHGSGMSVMEMSHRGREFISIYEQAESDLRELLAVPKDFHILFMQGGGLAENAIVPLNLSRSGKVDFVVTGAWSQKSAGEARRYADVHVAASNEASGFTALPDAASWQLRADAAYVHLCSNETIHGVEFHEIPDLKALGSDAPLVIDFSSQQLSRPLDWSRVGLAFGGAQKNIGPAGLTLVFVRDDLLGHALQACPSAFNYQTVAQAQSMFNTPPTYGIYMAGLVFQWLKRFSYQGRTALAAIEQRNIDKAELLYSTLDGSSMFINRVAHNARSRMNVPFFLRDERLNDAFLADARERRLLQLKGHKSVGGMRASIYNAMPLEGVQALVDLLRDFEARHG; encoded by the coding sequence ATGCAAGTACAGCCGCAGCAGCGTCCCTACAACTTCTCTGCCGGGCCGGCTGCCCTGCCCGCCGAGGTGCTGGAAATCGCCGCAGCCGAGATGCTGGACTGGCATGGCTCGGGCATGAGCGTGATGGAGATGAGCCATCGCGGCCGCGAATTCATCTCCATTTACGAGCAGGCCGAGAGCGATCTGCGCGAGCTGCTGGCCGTGCCGAAGGACTTCCACATCCTGTTCATGCAGGGGGGTGGTCTGGCCGAAAACGCGATCGTGCCGCTCAATTTGTCGCGCAGCGGCAAGGTGGACTTCGTCGTCACCGGCGCCTGGTCGCAAAAGAGCGCAGGCGAGGCCAGGCGCTACGCTGACGTGCACGTCGCTGCCAGCAACGAGGCCAGCGGCTTCACCGCCCTGCCCGATGCTGCCAGCTGGCAGCTGCGGGCTGATGCGGCCTACGTTCATCTGTGCTCCAACGAGACCATACACGGGGTCGAGTTCCACGAGATTCCCGATCTGAAAGCACTGGGCAGCGATGCCCCGCTGGTGATCGACTTCTCGTCGCAGCAGCTGTCCCGCCCGCTGGACTGGTCGCGTGTCGGCCTGGCCTTCGGCGGCGCGCAGAAGAACATAGGTCCGGCCGGATTGACACTGGTGTTCGTCCGCGACGACCTGCTGGGCCATGCCCTGCAGGCCTGCCCCTCGGCCTTCAACTACCAGACCGTGGCGCAAGCCCAGTCGATGTTCAACACACCACCGACCTATGGCATTTACATGGCCGGCTTGGTGTTTCAATGGCTGAAGCGCTTCTCGTACCAGGGCCGCACCGCGCTGGCCGCGATCGAGCAGCGCAATATCGATAAAGCTGAGCTGCTGTACAGCACACTGGACGGCAGCAGCATGTTCATCAACCGCGTGGCGCACAACGCCCGCTCGCGGATGAACGTGCCCTTCTTTTTGCGTGACGAACGCTTGAATGACGCTTTCCTGGCCGACGCCCGCGAGCGCCGCCTGCTCCAGCTCAAGGGACACAAGTCCGTGGGCGGCATGCGTGCCTCGATCTACAACGCCATGCCGCTGGAAGGCGTGCAGGCCTTGGTCGACTTACTGCGAGATTTCGAAGCCCGTCATGGCTGA
- a CDS encoding DUF2059 domain-containing protein codes for MKFHLKQLTVAAALLLAFGAQAQTAAAPSAAKKELIAKVLAFQQPGIESLARALVEQPAARLMQSAGGALQQVPQDKREATAKAIEADVRKFVDEASALTRDKAIQLAPTTIGPMLDEKFNEDELKQLIAWFESPVNKKYQQMGGEMQNALGQKLVAEMRGTIETKLKALEQGVAKRLGLNPQPAPTPPTSSKPVTPSASAAKK; via the coding sequence TTGAAATTTCATCTGAAACAGCTCACCGTTGCGGCCGCTCTGCTGCTGGCTTTTGGCGCACAGGCACAGACCGCGGCCGCGCCCAGCGCCGCCAAGAAGGAGCTGATTGCCAAGGTGCTGGCCTTCCAGCAACCGGGCATCGAGTCGCTGGCGCGGGCGCTGGTCGAGCAGCCCGCGGCACGCCTGATGCAGAGCGCCGGCGGCGCGCTGCAGCAAGTGCCCCAAGACAAGCGCGAAGCCACGGCCAAGGCCATCGAGGCCGATGTGCGCAAGTTCGTTGACGAGGCCTCTGCACTGACCCGCGACAAGGCGATTCAGCTGGCCCCGACCACCATCGGCCCTATGCTGGACGAGAAGTTCAACGAGGACGAACTGAAGCAGCTGATCGCCTGGTTCGAGTCGCCGGTGAACAAGAAGTACCAGCAGATGGGCGGCGAGATGCAGAACGCACTGGGCCAGAAGCTGGTGGCCGAGATGCGCGGCACCATCGAGACCAAGCTGAAGGCGCTGGAGCAGGGCGTCGCCAAGCGCCTGGGCCTGAATCCGCAGCCGGCGCCCACGCCGCCGACCTCGTCCAAGCCCGTCACACCGAGCGCCAGCGCCGCCAAGAAATAA